From Solibacillus isronensis, the proteins below share one genomic window:
- the copZ gene encoding copper chaperone CopZ yields MVNVTLNVNGMSCGHCVKSVETSVGALAGVQEVKVDLAEKKVSVAYNEDAVTVEQIKETIDEQGYDVV; encoded by the coding sequence ATGGTAAATGTAACGTTAAATGTTAATGGTATGTCTTGCGGTCATTGTGTAAAATCTGTAGAAACTAGTGTTGGCGCATTAGCTGGTGTACAGGAAGTAAAAGTGGATCTTGCTGAGAAAAAGGTATCGGTTGCGTATAACGAAGATGCTGTTACTGTTGAGCAGATCAAAGAAACGATTGATGAACAAGGTTATGACGTTGTTTAA
- a CDS encoding metal-sensitive transcriptional regulator — MIHENDSILEAHEESCRKSHHPEPIKKDLTTRLNRIEGQIRGIKGMIDKDVYCDDIITQLSATQSALNSVAKILLEGHLKGCVVDRLNEGDTEVLDELVVTIQKMMKK; from the coding sequence ATGATACATGAAAACGATAGTATATTGGAAGCACATGAAGAAAGCTGTCGTAAAAGTCATCATCCTGAACCGATAAAAAAAGATTTAACGACGAGATTAAATCGGATCGAAGGGCAAATTCGCGGAATTAAGGGTATGATTGATAAAGACGTGTATTGTGATGATATTATTACACAATTATCGGCAACACAATCGGCTTTAAACAGTGTCGCGAAAATTTTGCTTGAAGGTCATTTAAAAGGCTGTGTTGTGGATCGTCTGAATGAAGGCGATACCGAAGTTTTGGACGAGCTTGTCGTAACTATTCAAAAAATGATGAAAAAATAA
- a CDS encoding class I SAM-dependent methyltransferase — MCRVTIVTTAGRPDEQSLQLAEFASKELQAKIVPRQKRSVRKLSEVYDANVIVAGKNRFEYYAKGAEAPFFFHPNSAAFRLKRVARGEDEPLLTACALQKGDTFLDCTLGLGADSLLAAYVVGEKGKVIGVEADKNVSFIVKTGMQAYDTTELPLTASMRNIEVVHSTALEYLKQQENESFDVVYMDPMFEEVIEESTNFEALRYAGKHVTLTDEWVAEAKRVAKKRVVLKAHYKSNWFEKYQFQRDVRLTAKFHYGVFEK; from the coding sequence ATGTGCCGAGTAACGATTGTCACAACTGCAGGCAGACCGGACGAGCAATCGCTTCAGTTAGCTGAATTTGCTAGTAAGGAGCTGCAGGCAAAAATTGTTCCGCGCCAAAAACGTTCGGTACGTAAGCTTTCCGAAGTGTACGATGCCAATGTCATTGTTGCGGGGAAAAATCGATTTGAATACTATGCGAAAGGTGCCGAGGCGCCTTTCTTTTTTCATCCAAATTCTGCCGCATTTCGTTTGAAACGTGTCGCTCGCGGTGAAGACGAGCCATTGCTTACTGCTTGTGCACTGCAAAAAGGGGATACGTTTTTGGATTGCACACTAGGCTTAGGGGCCGACAGCTTGTTGGCTGCTTATGTTGTAGGTGAAAAAGGCAAAGTGATTGGTGTAGAAGCAGACAAAAATGTGTCGTTTATTGTAAAAACAGGGATGCAAGCTTATGATACGACTGAACTTCCATTGACGGCATCCATGCGAAATATCGAAGTGGTTCATTCTACGGCACTGGAATATTTAAAGCAGCAAGAAAATGAAAGCTTTGATGTCGTATACATGGATCCGATGTTCGAGGAAGTCATTGAAGAATCAACGAATTTTGAAGCGCTGCGCTATGCCGGAAAGCATGTGACACTAACGGATGAATGGGTGGCTGAAGCAAAACGTGTGGCGAAAAAGCGTGTCGTGTTAAAGGCCCATTATAAATCGAACTGGTTTGAAAAGTACCAGTTTCAGCGTGATGTGCGATTAACAGCCAAGTTTCATTATGGTGTTTTTGAAAAATAA